One segment of Thermosynechococcus sp. HN-54 DNA contains the following:
- a CDS encoding M23 family metallopeptidase, which yields MHWQRISLALAIALGSMVAIPQLSQPSQSTGAGTLRWSDASFPVENFQGYTSPFGYRRSPTGEPTTEFHNGLDFAAPQGSYIRNWWVGQVIEVSDHTACGTLVRIQSGAWEHVYCHMMGRVEQTPQGRAMVDRAGGIFILEGQRVPTGARIGRVGMTGRTTGPHLHWTLRHRGQLVNPAVVLQAMYGSQAQR from the coding sequence ATGCATTGGCAGCGAATCAGTCTGGCACTGGCGATCGCCTTGGGTAGCATGGTTGCAATTCCCCAACTCAGTCAACCCTCTCAAAGTACTGGTGCAGGGACACTCCGCTGGAGCGATGCTTCCTTTCCTGTGGAAAATTTCCAAGGCTATACTTCTCCCTTCGGCTACCGCCGATCGCCCACGGGGGAACCCACGACTGAATTTCACAATGGCCTTGATTTTGCTGCTCCCCAAGGGAGCTATATTCGCAATTGGTGGGTCGGGCAGGTGATTGAGGTTTCCGATCACACCGCCTGTGGCACGCTGGTACGGATTCAATCGGGGGCTTGGGAACACGTTTACTGCCACATGATGGGGCGGGTTGAGCAGACCCCCCAAGGACGAGCCATGGTCGATCGCGCCGGTGGTATTTTCATCCTAGAGGGGCAGCGGGTACCTACGGGGGCACGTATTGGTCGAGTGGGCATGACAGGGCGCACCACCGGACCTCACCTTCACTGGACGCTCCGCCATCGAGGGCAATTGGTCAACCCTGCCGTGGTTCTACAGGCCATGTATGGTAGCCAAGCCCAGCGATAA
- a CDS encoding DUF3493 domain-containing protein codes for MTANKPQQPAEVTRSTLRDRLRAEAAAPYRGLRRVFYAVFAASGLMGALILGLKGLAGTAGDDLVWNLAVQIGVVALMIALWRWDRG; via the coding sequence ATGACTGCTAACAAACCCCAGCAACCGGCTGAAGTGACTCGATCAACCCTGCGCGATCGCCTGCGAGCCGAGGCAGCAGCTCCCTATCGGGGACTACGGCGCGTTTTCTATGCTGTTTTTGCCGCTTCCGGCCTCATGGGTGCCTTGATCCTTGGCCTCAAGGGATTGGCGGGCACAGCAGGTGACGATTTGGTGTGGAATCTGGCTGTGCAGATCGGCGTCGTTGCCCTAATGATCGCCCTCTGGCGGTGGGATCGCGGCTAA
- the prmC gene encoding peptide chain release factor N(5)-glutamine methyltransferase, with protein MSSEALQAWWHWAQAIIPAPERESGLRELKQFLSAFTQLSPLDITLRRFPPQIHLKLPLAELQERWQRRWQERVPLQYLIGVAHWHDLALFVTPSVLIPRPETEELLEVVAATVPPWQQQGHWLDLGTGSGAIAIGLARLFAAVLVHAVDCSPEAFEVAQMNIQKYALGDRVRCYVGSWFDPLTHLQGQVQGIVSNPPYIPTSLVATLQPEVQYHEPPLALDGGADGLQAIRQIVATAPDYLQPQGWLFIELMATQGEAVAALTMATQAYERVEIRRDLSGHDRFLVAQRV; from the coding sequence GTGAGTAGCGAGGCGCTCCAAGCATGGTGGCACTGGGCACAGGCGATCATTCCAGCCCCTGAACGTGAGAGTGGCCTACGAGAGTTAAAACAATTTCTCAGTGCCTTCACACAGTTGAGTCCCCTTGACATCACACTGCGCCGATTTCCACCCCAAATTCATCTGAAACTGCCCCTTGCAGAACTCCAAGAGCGCTGGCAACGCCGCTGGCAGGAGCGGGTTCCGCTGCAGTATCTCATTGGTGTGGCTCATTGGCACGATCTGGCATTATTCGTCACCCCCAGTGTTTTGATTCCCCGGCCAGAAACAGAGGAACTCCTAGAAGTGGTGGCAGCAACGGTACCCCCTTGGCAGCAACAGGGGCATTGGCTGGATTTGGGTACGGGTAGCGGGGCGATCGCCATTGGGTTGGCGCGGTTATTTGCGGCGGTGCTAGTTCATGCCGTGGATTGTAGCCCTGAGGCTTTCGAGGTCGCGCAAATGAATATTCAAAAATACGCTTTGGGCGATCGCGTGCGCTGCTACGTTGGGAGTTGGTTTGACCCCCTTACCCATCTCCAAGGGCAGGTGCAGGGCATTGTCAGTAATCCCCCCTATATTCCCACCAGCCTAGTGGCCACTCTTCAACCTGAGGTGCAGTACCATGAACCCCCCCTTGCCCTCGATGGTGGTGCGGATGGCTTGCAGGCGATTCGCCAGATTGTTGCGACAGCTCCCGATTATCTTCAGCCCCAAGGCTGGCTCTTTATCGAATTGATGGCAACCCAAGGGGAAGCAGTGGCGGCGCTCACAATGGCCACCCAAGCCTATGAACGGGTGGAAATTCGCAGGGATCTCAGTGGCCACGATCGCTTTTTAGTTGCTCAAAGGGTTTAG
- a CDS encoding DMT family transporter has protein sequence MSVSRPPLWQIGLVLSVGVLAVSTAAVLVRWGVAGLPTNSLGTTVGLSMFLAAGRLSLAALFLTPQLYTWPWLDLTRQNLRWALAAGVALAAHFSLWFTSLNYTSVAASTTLVTTTPIWSALIGYFWQRQTLKPLAWVGMAIALGGSALIGTGEPTSAVARNPLLGNALAIAAAWAVSAYFICGQAAQKAGLAVHHYALVAYATAAVVLLPLPPLLDLAYTGWPLKLYGAILLLALIPQLVGHTSLNWGVRWLSPTWVTLLVLAEPIAASLFALLLFGEVPTTAVITGGSLVLVGLSVALWPSP, from the coding sequence ATGTCGGTAAGTAGGCCGCCCCTCTGGCAAATTGGCCTTGTTCTCAGTGTCGGCGTGTTGGCGGTTTCCACGGCTGCGGTGCTGGTGCGCTGGGGCGTTGCCGGTTTGCCAACTAATTCCTTGGGCACGACGGTGGGCTTGAGTATGTTCCTCGCTGCTGGTCGCCTTAGTCTCGCTGCCCTCTTTTTGACCCCCCAGCTCTACACTTGGCCGTGGCTAGACCTGACTCGCCAAAATCTGCGTTGGGCACTGGCTGCTGGGGTTGCCCTTGCGGCGCACTTTAGTCTCTGGTTCACCTCACTGAACTACACCTCGGTGGCAGCTTCAACCACCTTAGTGACCACGACACCCATCTGGTCAGCGCTCATTGGTTACTTCTGGCAGCGACAAACCCTTAAACCCCTTGCTTGGGTGGGGATGGCGATCGCCCTTGGCGGCAGCGCCCTGATTGGAACGGGAGAACCGACGAGTGCTGTGGCAAGGAACCCTCTACTGGGAAACGCGCTGGCGATCGCGGCTGCATGGGCGGTCAGTGCCTACTTTATTTGTGGTCAAGCGGCTCAAAAGGCGGGTCTTGCAGTTCACCACTACGCCCTTGTTGCCTATGCTACTGCTGCTGTGGTGCTCCTCCCTCTGCCGCCCCTCCTTGACTTGGCCTACACGGGTTGGCCGCTAAAGCTCTATGGCGCTATTCTCCTGCTAGCGCTGATTCCGCAGTTGGTGGGGCACACCAGTCTCAATTGGGGCGTGCGTTGGCTCTCCCCCACATGGGTAACCCTTCTGGTGTTGGCAGAACCGATTGCTGCCAGTCTCTTTGCCCTGCTGCTCTTTGGTGAGGTGCCGACAACGGCAGTGATTACGGGGGGCAGTCTGGTGCTCGTGGGTTTAAGCGTAGCACTGTGGCCCAGTCCCTAG